In a genomic window of Phosphitispora fastidiosa:
- the purC gene encoding phosphoribosylaminoimidazolesuccinocarboxamide synthase codes for MDVQKLEQLHEGKAKKVYRTNDPDLYWIEYKDDATAFDGKKKGTIMNKGILNNRISVHFFNLLESKGIVTHLVKQVNDREQIVKAVDIILVEVVVRNIAAGSLSKRLGMAEGTMLPKTVLEFYYKDDALGDPLINDYHIQVLELAAPEQMKSISIMALKINDILREYLKEKKIDLIDFKLEFGTHKGEVILADEISPDTCRFWDLETREKLDKDRFRRDLGNVEEAYREVLKRLTGETISDS; via the coding sequence ATGGATGTTCAGAAGCTGGAACAGCTGCATGAGGGGAAGGCTAAAAAGGTATACAGAACCAATGACCCGGACCTGTACTGGATAGAGTACAAGGATGATGCCACAGCCTTTGACGGCAAGAAAAAAGGCACTATCATGAACAAGGGGATTCTTAATAACAGAATCTCGGTGCACTTCTTTAACCTGTTGGAAAGCAAGGGGATTGTAACCCACCTGGTTAAACAGGTAAATGACAGGGAGCAGATAGTCAAAGCAGTTGATATCATCCTGGTGGAAGTAGTTGTCAGGAATATTGCTGCCGGTTCGTTGTCCAAGAGACTCGGGATGGCGGAAGGGACCATGCTTCCCAAAACAGTGCTGGAATTTTACTATAAGGATGATGCTCTCGGTGACCCGCTGATCAATGACTATCATATCCAGGTACTTGAACTGGCTGCTCCTGAACAGATGAAGTCGATATCAATAATGGCTCTTAAAATAAATGATATTCTCAGGGAATACCTTAAGGAAAAGAAAATAGACCTGATTGATTTTAAGCTTGAATTCGGTACCCATAAAGGGGAGGTCATCCTGGCAGATGAGATATCTCCCGATACCTGCCGCTTCTGGGATTTAGAGACCAGGGAGAAACTGGACAAGGACCGTTTCCGCAGAGACCTGGGCAATGTTGAGGAAGCCTACCGGGAAGTGCTCAAGAGACTGACCGGTGAAACCATATCTGATAGCTGA